The Lentimicrobiaceae bacterium DNA window AAAAACATGCTTACCTTTTATTTCACTGTCCTTATAAACTACAAAATATTTGCCCATTGGCATTGGGTGATTTTGTATAAGCACCTGGTTCTCGTTGTTGAGCGAGTTGTCGCCCATAGCAATACCCGAAGTGTTCTGCGAAATGATTTTACTTTGCGAAAAAGCCAAAACCACGCCGGTTAAAAAGATAAGAAACCCTGTGTGGGTAAATACCGAAGCAAAATTTTTGCGACGGCAGATATACCTTGCAAGATAGTCCACCGAAGCACTGAGGGCAAAAAACAGAGCAAAGAGTAAAATCTGGTAAGAAAAAACAGAAATAGAAGTAATTATAGATATTATTAAAGTAATTGCAAGCCCTGTACCGGCATAAATACCCGTTTTTTTCAATATCCGTTTCATGGAATTTTCCCCATACAACAAATACTGGCTCAGCCCAATACAAATAACCATAAGGATAGTAAAAGGCATTTGCCATGTATTGTAAAATGTTACCCTGTCGGCGGGAGGTGCCGCTGATGTATCAAAAAACTTATTTATCAATGGAATGGAAGTAGCTACAATTATCTGAAATGATGCAAGAAAAACAATTGCCGATGCAAGAAACATTATAAACTCGCGGGAAAGAAGTTTTTCGTTTTCACATTTTGGAATTTTTTTTGCCTTTACGGCAAGGATAAAAATTGCAAGAGTAACAAAAAACAGAAGAAAAATAATCAGGTGCAGAGGCAAGCCTTCATTCCCGAACGAATGGGCAGAAGTTTCTGCCAGCACTCCGCTTCGGGTAAGGTAACTTGCATATAACACAGCAATATAGCCTGCGAAAGAGAAAATATAGGCAAAAAATAGAGACTGTTGCTGCTTCTTAGCTATCAGATACAGATGAAGCGTAAGCAAAAGAATCAGCCAGGGAACAAGAGATGCATTTTCCACGGGGTCCCACGACCAAAACCCGCCAAAAGTAAGCGACTTGTAAGCCCAGCTTCCGCCCAGCATTATGCCTCCGCCTAAGGTAAACAGGGCAAATAAATTCCACGAAAGGGCGGGTTTTACCCAAACAAAATAATCACTGCGTCTTAGCGAGGCATAGGCAAAAGCAAAAGGTATAAGCGCAGCAGCATAGCCAAGAAACAATAAAGGAGGATGGACCACCATCCAGGGGTTTTCGAGCAACGGATTTAGCCCCTGCCCGTCAATTAATTGCGATATGTAGTTCGTATCCCGAAAAAAAACATCTCCGGCATTGGTAATACCGTTGCGAAGCAATACAAAAGGGCTGCTTCCCAGGGTAAAGCCACCCACATGCATTCCCAGCAAAGCGGCTGAAAGAAACACCTGCGATATGGAAACCACAGCCATCACCGGGGCTTCCCATTTGCGGGAAAAAAAAATCAGAATTACACCCAAAATTGCCTGCCACAAAGCCCAGATGATGAAACTTCCCTCCTGCCCTGCCCAAAAACAGGAAATAACATACTTGACAGGCAAATCGTTGGATGAATACTTCCAAACGTAAGAATACTCATAGTAGTGGTTAAAAATGAGCAGGTACAAAACAACGGCAACCCCCAGTATTGTAAAACAGTGTATCCAGAACACTTTTCTGGCAACTTTTTTCAGTTTCCCAGAATAGCTTTTTGTTTCATTTTCCGAGAGAAAATAATAGATAGCGGAAAAAAGTGCTGTAAAAAAGGCAAGCAAAACAAGGAATTTCCCGATTTCTCCTGCCAATAAATGCTCGCCTGTATATTGTATGTTCATTCTGCTTTTTAATAAAACACAAACCTACAAAAATTCTTTACTATAGCCGTTCAATGCTAAAAACCGGTATTTTATACCGATTCATCGTGTATTATTGCTTACTTCTAGAGAATTTATGTTGGAAAATGATTTTTTTTTGTAGGTTTGTCCGGAAAAATCTGAAAATTCATTATTAAATAATTTAAAACTTACATTTATGTTTAAAGGCCATCCGAAAGGACTTTTTGTATTGTTTTTTTCAAACATGGGAGAACGCTTTGGTTATTATACCATGCTGGCGATTTTTACCCTGTTTTTGCAGGATCATTTTGGCTGGGACGAAACCCGTGCCGCCGGATTGTATGGTATTTTCCTTGCAGCAATTTATTTTGCCCCTTTACTTGGTGGAGTAATTGCCGACGCATGGTTAGGCTATGGTAAAACGGTTACAATCGGAATTATTACCATGGGCTTGGGTTATGCACTGCTATCACAAACAGGTGCAAATCCAACAAGTATGTATATTGCCCTGGCAATTATTGCCCTTGGCGTAGGATTATTTAAAGGTAATCTGGTAGTTATTGTAGGAAACTTATATGAAAATTCCAAGATAGGACATTTGCGCGATGCGGCATTCAATATTTTTTACATGGGTATAAACATAGGAGCAATGTTTGCTCCACATGTTGCCCGTTTCTTGAAAAACCTTATGATGCACAACGAAGGTTTTGTATATAATTCAGCTATTCCTAAGATAGCCAACGATGTAATCGCCGGAAACCAGGTTACTCCAGAAAATCTCCAGAAAATACAACAAATGGCAGGAACAACGGATATGACTTCGGTAGCCGATTTCGCCCAGCGTTACTTAGATGCTATGGCACATGGCTATAATTGGGGTTTTGCCGCAGCCGGCATTTCCATGCTCATTTCCATCGTTATTTTTATTGCATTTAAAAAACATTTCAAACATGCCGATTATATGCAAAAGGATAAAATCAAAACAGGAGAAGCCGTAGAATTAACACCTAAGCAAATTCGCGACCGCATATTGGCATTGTTGCTCGTTTTCGTTATCGTTATTTTCTTCTGGATGGCTTTCCATCAAAATGGTTCAACTCTTACATTCTTTGCAAAAAATTATACGAATCTGAGTGCAAGTAAATACACTTTCCTCCTTTTCAATATTCCGAGTCTATTAGCCATTTTTGCGATCATTCTTGGTTTAGTATCAATCATCAATAAAGAAACAAAAGCAAAATTTAAAGCTATAGGTGCGGCATTTGTTGTTGCAGGCTTGGCTTACATCATTTATATGCTTAGAATTACAAACGGAGATATGATAGATCCGGAACTTTTCCAATCATTTAACCCCATGTTTGTAGTATTTCTTACGCCTGTAATTGTAGGATTTTTCCTTTGGTTACATAATAAAAACACAGAACCTTCCGCCCCAAGTAAGATAGGTATTGGTATGGTAATTACAGCAATTGGCTTCGCTATCATGATGTATGCCTCATATACACTTCCAAGTGTAAAAGAATTGGGTGGGAATGCCATTGATCAGTCTCTCGCAGTAAGTCCATACTGGCTGATTTCAACTTATTTTACCTTAACAATTGCCGAGTTATTCCTTAGCCCGATGGGATTATCATTTGTTTCCAAGGTTGCGCCTCCCAAGCTAAGAGGAACTATGCAGGCTGGCTGGCTGAGTGCTACTGCTATCGGCAACTATTTAGCCGGTTTTATCGGACGGTTTTATAAAAATTGGGAACTATGGCAGTTTTTTATGTTGTTGGTTATTGTGGCTATTGTTTCAGCAGCCATTATGTTTTCGATAATGCACATTATCAAAAGAGCAGCAACATCTTAATAAAAATATTTAGTTTATATAAAAAGGCAGAATCTTTTAGGTTCTGCCTTTTTTGTTCCTGGCATGAGAGATGATTCCTCTCTCTCATTTGTATGTCTGTTTTTTAGAGGTTATTAAGGAGGAAATCGGTCATGCGTTTATAAAGATGCAAACGGGTAAAACCTCCATAAATACCGTGGTTTTTGTTGGGATAAAACTGCATTTCGAACTGACGGTTATTATTTACAAGAGCAGTAATCAAATCCATCGAATTTTGCACATGCACGTTATCGTCGCAAGTTCCGTGAACCAATAAAAATTTACCCTTCAAATTTTTAGCGTAATTAATAGGAGAATTATCATCATATCCTGAAGGATTTTCCTGTGGTGTGCGCATAAATCGCTCAGTGTAAATATTATCGTAATATCTCCAGTTGGTAACCGGTGCTACAGCAATGCCAGTTTTGAAAACGTCAGCACCTTTTGTAAGACACGAAGCAGTCATAAAACCACCGAAGCTCCAGCCCCATATTCCAATACGATTTTTGTCAACGTAAGGTAGGGTTCCCAGGAACAAAGCGGCATCAATCTGGTCAATAGTTTCGTATTTACCCATTTGCATGTAGGTGCATTTTTTAAACGCTTCGCCTCGGGCACCTGTTCCCCGGTTGTCAACCGAAACACTGATATAGCCTTTTTGTGCCAACATCTGGTACCAGACAAAGTCGAAATAGTCCCAGGTATTCTGTACCGTTTGTGAGCCCGGACCTCCATACACATTTATAAGTACAGGATATTTTTTGGTACTGTCGAAATTTGCCGGCTTTATCATGTAAGCATTAAGTTCAATATCTTCGCTTGTTTTGATTGTAAAAAATTCCTGCCTGATGAAACCGTATTCACTTATAACTTTTTTTAATTCGGCATTATCGTTTAAAACCTTGATAACCCTTCCATTGATTCTATATAAAGTAGTGCTTGGAGGAGTATTGGCATCGGAGTAATTACCCACGTAATACTTAAAGTTACGGCTAAATTCGGCATCAAAAGTACCGTTGCATGTTGAAAGCCGTTTTTTGCCTTTTCCGCTGAGGTTTACAGCATAAAGATTGCGGTCGAGCGGCGAAGTTTCAGTAGAAATGTAATATACAATACCTTTGCTTTCGTCCACTCCTTTGATGTCGATAACTTCCCAATTCCCGGAGGTGAGTTGGCGAACAAGGTTTCCCTGCATGTCATACAGGTAAATATGCCTGTAACCATCTTTTTCGCTGGATAAAATAAAATGTTTGTTGTTTTTTAAGAAAGTGAGATGATCGTTGATTTCGATGTAGTATTTGTTTTCTTCAGTATATATTACTTTTGATATGCCGGTCGTGGGGTTGGTAAAAAGCAATTCAAGTTTGTTTTGTAGCCGGTTCATCCGGTAAATGCAGAGAACATCAGGAATATTTGTCCATTTAATGCGGGGAATATACTGGTCGGTAATATTCCCTATATCCATTTTCACAGTAGAACCGGTGGTAATGTCGTAAACAAAAATGTTAACTATCGAGTTGGCTTCCCCGGCTTTGGGATATTTAAATTTGTATTCTTCGGGGTATAAATCGCCCCACATTGTCATCGAAAATTCCTTCACTTTGCTTTCATCAAAGCGATAAAATGCAATCTTTGTCCCATCGGGCGACCAGAAAAATGCTTTTGAGAATTCAAACTCTTCCTCATACACCCAATCGGTAGCACCGTTAATGATACTGTTTTGCAAACCATCGGCAGTGATTTGCCTTTCGGTATTATTCAGTAAATCCTTTAAAAAAAGATTATTATCTCTAACAAACGCAATTTTTGTTCCGTCGGGAGACAAATCTGCGAGGCGTTGTTTACCTTTATCCGAAACGGGGGCAAGTTTTTGTGTGGTAAAATCCCAAACATAATACAACGATTTTGATGACCTGCGGTAAATAGGTTCGGTTTCTGTGGCTATCAGCATTTTGGTTTCATCATTGCTGAAGTTAAACTCATCTATAGAAAGAGGGTCTTTTGCTCCTTCGGGGATTAGCTGGTTGCCGGCAACCAGCAGCTTGTCTTTTTCACCCGTTTTGTAGAAATAGAGAAAAATAGAATCGTTCTCGTTTGTGCAGTAGTGCTCGCCATCATTCATACTGCGAACTTCCCCTGTAAAAGCCGGATAGAATTTCCTGCTTCGCCATATGTCTTCGAGGGAAATATCCTTTATGGGATTTTGTGCAAAAACGATACCTTGTAGCCCTAAAAACAAGGCAGTTGTAATCCATAATACAATTCGTTTTGTCATGCAAGTATTTTTAAAAATGGTTTTTCGTTTTATCCTAACTTAAAATGGCAGATCATCGCTTATGGGTGGTTCCGGCGGAATGTCGGAATATTCGTCAGCACGACTTTGCTGATACGTTTCCTGCATTTCTTTTTCTATTTTCCAAGCTCTTGCTTCTGTAAACCACCTGCTGTTGTATTCGCGGCTTTCCAAATCAAAGAAAACTGTAATTTGTTCTCCTTCATTAATTTTAAATTGTTCAACTTTTTCACTCCACAGCGAAAAGCATACTTTTTTGGGAAATTGCGCCTGGGTTTCAATAACAAATTCCTGTTTTTTCCAGGGACCATTTTTGCCTTCTCCGGTTACAAGAGGTAAAATACGAATAACTTTTCCTTTAATGTCCATAACTTATGTATTAAAATGTTAGATTTTTAGAGTATTTTATAACTATAAATTTAAAATGTAATTATTTGGTTATTTATGTAAAGGGATATCGAAAGGATTATCCATAACTTCTGTTTTTCCTTTTTTGTAATACACTGTAATTTTTTTATCCGATAATAATTTATAAACTTCTTTTGCCTGCACTTTTGCAATAACGTAATGTATTCGCAACAAGGGTTTGTCATAGTTAAGTTGCGTTTGCAGTCTTACAATTCCATCGTTGCCTGAAAGGTGACTTTCAAGGTACAAAAGCTTATCCTGCATGGCAGGGATAAGCAATTCCGGCAGAACAATTTCCACCACAGCCAGTTGCTCAGGCGAAAACGAATCAAAGTTATTAAAAGTATCATCAACTGGGGTAAACATCCTTTGATAGAAAACCGATTTGCTGATATCCGCAATCCGGACTTCTCCCTGAGCTACCTTAAAATGCGTTTTTTCAATGAGTTCCTGTCCATCTATCTTTAGCTTAATCTCTTCTTTTTCAATAATATCAACAATCATATCCGGAGTTATTTTCCCATTGTCGAAAAAAATACGAATTTTTATCGGTTCTCCAAACTCGGTTTCGAAGCCGTAAAACGCACCCTGCTGCTTTAGTTTTTCGTAAAACAATAACTCGTCATTGGCATCTAAGAAGTTATATATTCCTATTTCTGCAATGGTTACAGTATTTTTCGATTTTTCAGGTTCTGATATGAAGGTAATTACGGGCGTAAAAATGGCTTTTCTAATGGCAAAAGGACTGGTAAGTTTGGGATCAAAATAAATCTTTGCAGAATGAGATTTAACAAAAGCCGCTACTCCTGTTACTCCTTTCACATTTTTCATCTGTTCGATGAATGATGTGGCGCTTCCAAAGCATTTTATACTGCTTAATCCCTCCTGGATGAAAACATTAGATTTTTTTTGCTGATCAGGCTCTCCCCATCGTATGTTTACGGTAGGAATTTCTGTTATGGAAGCAAAAATCAGGGCGGCAACAATAAGAATTACAACAACCAACGGTGGCAGGAAAGTAAGTTTCCGTTTGTTAATAAGCAAAGCTCCTTTTTCCGGACATTGCGTAACACAATCAGTACAAAGATGACAATCAATATGATTTACAGTTGTAAGAGAGGAAACCGGAATCGCCATCGGACAGGTTTTATCGCAAATTTTGCATTGGGTACATTTGTCCGGATTTCGAGTTACTCTGAAAAGAGGGAAAAAGCCTGTTTTCATTTTTAACAGTTCAATCGTATAAGCAGAAATTGCAATTGCAGCAAGATAAATTGACCAATGTAATTGAAATACAATATTATACAAAAAATACAGCCCGGTAATAATGATGAAAACCAAAGTAAAAGAAAATGTATTAGCAACAGCTCCCAGAGGGCAAACATATTTGCACCAAAACTGGTGAATAAAAAATGAACCTGCGATAGTAACAAAAAGCGCCGCCAGAGCATACCACACCATTACATCCACAGAAAAACCGGAAAAAACAGCATAGTAAGGATCGTATTTTTTACAAAACAACTCGCTGGTGGTCATTGTAAAGTAAAATGTTAAAAAAAACAGTATGTATTTTAAACTTCTGAGCAAACGATCAGGGATACCTGAAAAGGTATATTGCATTTTAAGTTTTTTACCCCATTTTCCCAAAAATTCGGTAAAAAAACCAATGGGACAAATAAAACTGCAAAACATCTTGCTGACAAGGATAGTCCCAGCAATAAGTGCAATTCCCATGGCAATCTGCAAGAGTGTCATAGAACAGGCAAGGGTGTTATTGGCTAAAAAAGTGGCAAACGCCTGCATTCCTCCGAAGGGGCAGTACGCTTCAAAATCAGATATATATTGTTTGTCAAAAAAAGGTCGTACCAGTAAATATACCAATAATAACAAGATTGCCCATTGCAGGGGTTTCCTGCAAAAATTGATTTTTTTTCTTTTGCTCATGTCGTACTTTTTGCGAAAGCAAATATATAAAGAATACACCTTTAAAAAAGCCGTGGATGTATTAAAACCATTCCCGGTAATTAAAAAAATACTCCGGAAAGGGTGGACGAAAAAATTCGTTAACAAATTAAATGAAAAAACAATAATTTTGTAAAAAAGCAATTTATAAAATGTTAATCTGCCCTCGGATACTGATTATCATTGTGCTGTCGGTATTTTCATTTTTACCACCTGCAATAGCACAATCGCCTGAACGGTTGCGTATTATGTTTTACAATACTGAAAACTTATTTGACCCTTTCGGAGACAGTATTTCGGAATACAATGCTTTTACAGCCCGGGGAGAAATGTACTGGACATTTGGAAAATTCAGCAAAAAGATAATCAACCTGTATAAAACCATCGTCGCTGTCGGTGAATGGAATGCTCCATGCCTGGTGGGTTTATGCGAAATTGAAAACCGTTTTGTTTTGAACTGGCTTACCCGGCAAACACCTCTCAGTCAGTTTGGTTACCGGATAATTCAACACGATTCGCCTGACAGGAGAGGGATTGACGTGGCTTTGCTATATAGGGCAAAGCAAGCGGTACTGTTACATGAGGAATTTCTACGTATTTCAATACCAGGAGATAGCATTTTCAAAACCAGAGATGTTCTTTATGCCAAATTTTTAATGTTGCAAAGTGATACACTTCATGTTTTTGTCGTACATCTGCCTTCCAAAATAGGAGGTGCTGTTCCAACCTCTTCGAAACGTGAGTCTGTAGCGATACAGATTATAAGAAAAACTGATTCCGTTTTCAGACACAATGGAAACTCCAATATTGTAATTATGGGCGATTTTAATGACTCCCCCTCCAGTAATTTACTTACTGATTTTTTTGAAGCAGATAAAATTTCCGACAACATAGCCCCTTCAAAATTGTACAATCTGATGGAAAAGTATAAAAATAAACCTGCTTATGGAACACATAAATTCCGGGGTAATTGGACAATTATTGATCAAATTCTTGTCTCTGGTAATTTATTACTAAATAACAATTTCTTTATTGTAGAAAACAAAGCATATATTTTCAGTTCTGATTTTCTTTTGGAAGACGACCCTGTTAATACAGGCAAAAAACCTTTCAGAACATACGAAGGTTTCAGGTATAAAGGAGGCTTCAGTGATCATTTGCCTGTTTATACCGATATTATCAAAAAGTGATATAAATAAAAGAAATAGAATTTGATGATGGCTTTGGCATATAGCAATAAAATAAAAGGGAAAATTCAAGTATTTATACTTTCATTTATATACTATATTACTACTTACTTAATTATACTTTTTATAAATCGTTATGCTACGCTTTTCATTGCTGCGGATTTTGGAATTAAAACAATCATTCGGCACGGCGACATTATTTTTATCACGCTACCATCCTCTTCTTTATGGACACGCGATGCTATATTGTCAATTTCTATGGCAGGACATGTAATTTGTCTTTTAACAGGAATTTGTGTAATCGCGTTTTATAATTTTCATAAGCTAACCCGGATACCTTACGCCGGTGTCTGGATTTGTTTTCATGCTTTTAATTTTGCTTTAGGAGCAATACTATACAAATTGGCAATAGGAACAGGCATTCCTGCCGGGGCACTGCATTTGGGAACTCCGGTAAAAATTGTTGTAGCGCTTGCGTCTGTTTATTTCCTTGGCAAATCCGGATATTACTTTGCACCAGCTTTTTGCTTAACTCCTGCCTATTGCAGTTGCAACAGACAAAAAGAATATCTGTTTGCAGTAATTTTACCCTGGATTACTGGAAGCACAATATTGCTTCCTATTGTTCATGGTAGCATTAAAATAGAAGGTGTATTATCTTTTTTATCTCTTTTGTTTTTTATTGTTCCTGTTTTTTGGAGAATGAAAAAATATAAACAAAAAGTGTTTCTACCTAAGTTTTCCCATATGCAACTCTTGGCATGGTGTGCTGTAGCTTTTATTTTAATATCTTTTATCGCCCTATATATAAGTGCTATAAGCGTATTTCTCCCTAAATAATTTCGGTAAATTCTTGTCATTAAAAATGCAAATTTTAGAATATTTTTATCTTACATAAAATTACTTTCTGGGTAAGTTGCAGATAATTTGTTGTAGATAATGCATTGTACCAGGACCTTCGTTACATAATACATCCAGGATGCTCAAATTGGGGGAAAAACCAGTTGAAAAAGAGAACACCTGGGTGTACACCGGAAAATCCATTTCAGTATCCGTTTTAGGGTGGATGGAGAAGCGGAAATCGTAACAATTTTCAGGATTTTTTATGAAGGATTCAGTAAAATGAATCTCCCTTTCTGCTTTGAGCCACTCAAGGATTTTGCGGGTAATCATTGTGTTAAAATCAATAAGCCGCCGTGGAGGATTTTCAAAGAAACCGGCAATAGCATCACGGTAAAATAAAAAAAACGGAGAATTATTATAAGCGGCTTCAATAGAACGGAAATGGATTTGTTGCCAACGGGTAGAAAAGTCTATAGTAATATCTTTTGTAAGTGTATGGTTTCCTGTAATTTTATTTACCGGGATACTTAGGGTTTGCTTTCCCTGCCGACCAGCAATACAACATCGGTTGCGGTAACTTTGTTTGGAATAACTTTCATACAACTCGATATAAGCACTATCGGCAACAAGCAGTTGGACAAAATATTCAACCGGGGGAAAATAAGCGGTAGAAAATAATGAGAAAAGCGGCATATTTTTTTTTGCGAAAATAGGAAAATAAAAAAGAGGTGTGTTAATCAGCATGATTATCACGACCTCTTTTAATTCTAAAGAAAAATATTAATTCTTTAGCAGCACATCGTTGATGGCTTGTACCAGCGAGGCTTTAGGCAATGCCCCCACCGCCATTTGCGGTTGATCAGCCTTAGGACAAAAAAGCATAGAAGGGATACTGTGTATTCCAAAAGCAGAGGAAATCTCCTGTTCCTGTTCGGTGTTTACTTTGTAAATATTAATTTTTCCCTGATATTCTTTTGATAATTCCTCCAAGATGGGAGAAATCATCTTACATGGGCTGCACCAGTCTGCATAAAAATCAATGATGCAAGGCAGTTCGCCTTCAAATTTCCAATCTTT harbors:
- the ccsA gene encoding cytochrome c biogenesis protein CcsA; protein product: MNIQYTGEHLLAGEIGKFLVLLAFFTALFSAIYYFLSENETKSYSGKLKKVARKVFWIHCFTILGVAVVLYLLIFNHYYEYSYVWKYSSNDLPVKYVISCFWAGQEGSFIIWALWQAILGVILIFFSRKWEAPVMAVVSISQVFLSAALLGMHVGGFTLGSSPFVLLRNGITNAGDVFFRDTNYISQLIDGQGLNPLLENPWMVVHPPLLFLGYAAALIPFAFAYASLRRSDYFVWVKPALSWNLFALFTLGGGIMLGGSWAYKSLTFGGFWSWDPVENASLVPWLILLLTLHLYLIAKKQQQSLFFAYIFSFAGYIAVLYASYLTRSGVLAETSAHSFGNEGLPLHLIIFLLFFVTLAIFILAVKAKKIPKCENEKLLSREFIMFLASAIVFLASFQIIVATSIPLINKFFDTSAAPPADRVTFYNTWQMPFTILMVICIGLSQYLLYGENSMKRILKKTGIYAGTGLAITLIISIITSISVFSYQILLFALFFALSASVDYLARYICRRKNFASVFTHTGFLIFLTGVVLAFSQSKIISQNTSGIAMGDNSLNNENQVLIQNHPMPMGKYFVVYKDSEIKGKHVFYNLDFYASRPDSLSKPLFRLSPSININPRMGNVHEPSTKHFIGKDIYVYITFADVQSVLGGSRYSLLHQQEMKKGDTLRANGNKIVLDNLKVESYSDKKFNARITAYYTFINAKGKKQKQDVSYIVDGDSVAFSDRFCREDGLKIRFEKVSDIPQHIVLGIYEKNPEYIVVKAIIFPNILVVWIGAFITFAGIAYALLRRIWKKGK
- a CDS encoding peptide MFS transporter yields the protein MFKGHPKGLFVLFFSNMGERFGYYTMLAIFTLFLQDHFGWDETRAAGLYGIFLAAIYFAPLLGGVIADAWLGYGKTVTIGIITMGLGYALLSQTGANPTSMYIALAIIALGVGLFKGNLVVIVGNLYENSKIGHLRDAAFNIFYMGINIGAMFAPHVARFLKNLMMHNEGFVYNSAIPKIANDVIAGNQVTPENLQKIQQMAGTTDMTSVADFAQRYLDAMAHGYNWGFAAAGISMLISIVIFIAFKKHFKHADYMQKDKIKTGEAVELTPKQIRDRILALLLVFVIVIFFWMAFHQNGSTLTFFAKNYTNLSASKYTFLLFNIPSLLAIFAIILGLVSIINKETKAKFKAIGAAFVVAGLAYIIYMLRITNGDMIDPELFQSFNPMFVVFLTPVIVGFFLWLHNKNTEPSAPSKIGIGMVITAIGFAIMMYASYTLPSVKELGGNAIDQSLAVSPYWLISTYFTLTIAELFLSPMGLSFVSKVAPPKLRGTMQAGWLSATAIGNYLAGFIGRFYKNWELWQFFMLLVIVAIVSAAIMFSIMHIIKRAATS
- a CDS encoding S9 family peptidase yields the protein MTKRIVLWITTALFLGLQGIVFAQNPIKDISLEDIWRSRKFYPAFTGEVRSMNDGEHYCTNENDSIFLYFYKTGEKDKLLVAGNQLIPEGAKDPLSIDEFNFSNDETKMLIATETEPIYRRSSKSLYYVWDFTTQKLAPVSDKGKQRLADLSPDGTKIAFVRDNNLFLKDLLNNTERQITADGLQNSIINGATDWVYEEEFEFSKAFFWSPDGTKIAFYRFDESKVKEFSMTMWGDLYPEEYKFKYPKAGEANSIVNIFVYDITTGSTVKMDIGNITDQYIPRIKWTNIPDVLCIYRMNRLQNKLELLFTNPTTGISKVIYTEENKYYIEINDHLTFLKNNKHFILSSEKDGYRHIYLYDMQGNLVRQLTSGNWEVIDIKGVDESKGIVYYISTETSPLDRNLYAVNLSGKGKKRLSTCNGTFDAEFSRNFKYYVGNYSDANTPPSTTLYRINGRVIKVLNDNAELKKVISEYGFIRQEFFTIKTSEDIELNAYMIKPANFDSTKKYPVLINVYGGPGSQTVQNTWDYFDFVWYQMLAQKGYISVSVDNRGTGARGEAFKKCTYMQMGKYETIDQIDAALFLGTLPYVDKNRIGIWGWSFGGFMTASCLTKGADVFKTGIAVAPVTNWRYYDNIYTERFMRTPQENPSGYDDNSPINYAKNLKGKFLLVHGTCDDNVHVQNSMDLITALVNNNRQFEMQFYPNKNHGIYGGFTRLHLYKRMTDFLLNNL
- a CDS encoding DUF3127 domain-containing protein is translated as MDIKGKVIRILPLVTGEGKNGPWKKQEFVIETQAQFPKKVCFSLWSEKVEQFKINEGEQITVFFDLESREYNSRWFTEARAWKIEKEMQETYQQSRADEYSDIPPEPPISDDLPF
- a CDS encoding 4Fe-4S binding protein — its product is MSKRKKINFCRKPLQWAILLLLVYLLVRPFFDKQYISDFEAYCPFGGMQAFATFLANNTLACSMTLLQIAMGIALIAGTILVSKMFCSFICPIGFFTEFLGKWGKKLKMQYTFSGIPDRLLRSLKYILFFLTFYFTMTTSELFCKKYDPYYAVFSGFSVDVMVWYALAALFVTIAGSFFIHQFWCKYVCPLGAVANTFSFTLVFIIITGLYFLYNIVFQLHWSIYLAAIAISAYTIELLKMKTGFFPLFRVTRNPDKCTQCKICDKTCPMAIPVSSLTTVNHIDCHLCTDCVTQCPEKGALLINKRKLTFLPPLVVVILIVAALIFASITEIPTVNIRWGEPDQQKKSNVFIQEGLSSIKCFGSATSFIEQMKNVKGVTGVAAFVKSHSAKIYFDPKLTSPFAIRKAIFTPVITFISEPEKSKNTVTIAEIGIYNFLDANDELLFYEKLKQQGAFYGFETEFGEPIKIRIFFDNGKITPDMIVDIIEKEEIKLKIDGQELIEKTHFKVAQGEVRIADISKSVFYQRMFTPVDDTFNNFDSFSPEQLAVVEIVLPELLIPAMQDKLLYLESHLSGNDGIVRLQTQLNYDKPLLRIHYVIAKVQAKEVYKLLSDKKITVYYKKGKTEVMDNPFDIPLHK
- a CDS encoding endonuclease, with translation MLICPRILIIIVLSVFSFLPPAIAQSPERLRIMFYNTENLFDPFGDSISEYNAFTARGEMYWTFGKFSKKIINLYKTIVAVGEWNAPCLVGLCEIENRFVLNWLTRQTPLSQFGYRIIQHDSPDRRGIDVALLYRAKQAVLLHEEFLRISIPGDSIFKTRDVLYAKFLMLQSDTLHVFVVHLPSKIGGAVPTSSKRESVAIQIIRKTDSVFRHNGNSNIVIMGDFNDSPSSNLLTDFFEADKISDNIAPSKLYNLMEKYKNKPAYGTHKFRGNWTIIDQILVSGNLLLNNNFFIVENKAYIFSSDFLLEDDPVNTGKKPFRTYEGFRYKGGFSDHLPVYTDIIKK
- a CDS encoding WbqC family protein; this encodes MPLFSLFSTAYFPPVEYFVQLLVADSAYIELYESYSKQSYRNRCCIAGRQGKQTLSIPVNKITGNHTLTKDITIDFSTRWQQIHFRSIEAAYNNSPFFLFYRDAIAGFFENPPRRLIDFNTMITRKILEWLKAEREIHFTESFIKNPENCYDFRFSIHPKTDTEMDFPVYTQVFSFSTGFSPNLSILDVLCNEGPGTMHYLQQIICNLPRK
- the trxA gene encoding thioredoxin — protein: MEHLTLDTFKKKVFDFENNKDWKFEGELPCIIDFYADWCSPCKMISPILEELSKEYQGKINIYKVNTEQEQEISSAFGIHSIPSMLFCPKADQPQMAVGALPKASLVQAINDVLLKN